The Oceanotoga teriensis nucleotide sequence AAGAGGATTGATTAAAGATCTTTTATGGATTTTATTTAATTCATCTTCAAGTTTTCTTTTTTCTTCTTTTAAATCTTCGATTTCTTTTTCATTTTTATATATGTATGAATTAAATATTTCTGGAATTTCCATTTCAACAAGTCTCTCTTTTACTATGTCTTCAGCTATTATTAAATGTCTTACACCATAATTATGATAAATTATTTCTAAAAATAAATTTAATAATTTTTTTGAACTTGTTTTAGTTTTGATTATTTTATTATCTTTTATTTTTATTTCTGTGGATTTAAAAATATTTAAAAAACTCAATCCATAAGATTTTATATATAATTCTATTATTTCATTTATAGTGTTTAAAAATATATCATTTTTATTGTCTATATTCTTATGAAAATTTAATTTTCCACATTTAAGATCTTTTAAAATTTCTAAATATAGATTTATATTTTCTTTTATAATTCCTCCATATGTCGGTAAAATCATTTGGATTTGCAAGTCTTTTAGTTTAAAATAAATATTTTCAAGTAAATCTTCTGAAGATATAAAATACTCGAGATATGATTTTATATATTTAATAGAATTTTTATTTGAATAAATTGAGAATTCTTTATTAAAACAAGAAAAAATATTTCCACTGAAAAGGAAATCATTATAAACACATATAAAATTTTCTGGATGAGGTGTATAAGGTATGGGCAAAAATTTCAATTGTTCTCCATTTTTCAAATTTAAATTATTTTTATTTTGATTTATAAAATAAAATTCGGATTTTAAATTGAATAATTTTATTGATTCACCAGTACGCCAATGTGTTATTATTTTACCTTTAAAACCATTATCTTCAAATTTGTTAATTGCAGAACAATTTGAAGTATCTCTCAATACTATATAATCTAAATCTTTGATTTCAGATATTTCTGAGATTGATTTTTTTATAGAATCAAATTCTTTAATAGATCCACAACCAAAAAGTATTTTTTCTTCATCAAAATTTAGAAGATAAATATTGTTTTGAAGATGATTTATTAATTTATCATTTCCAATTCTAAATATATGATCATTTATTTTATATATCATAGTAACTCCTCAATAATTTTAATTTATTAAATTATATCAAAATAGGGGCGATAGAGCCCCTATTATATAAAATGATTATTTCAACATTAATGTATAATATAATATTCCGGAATTTCCTGCCGCTAAGAGCATTAAAATTTTATTTTTATTATTTTGAAATGATTTAGTTTCTATGAAATTAGGAGATGCATCATATAGATTTTCTACATCTTTATAAACAGGATCTTCTTCATTCAATATTTCTGTTCCAATTAAATTTAGACTATTATTATCTAAAATTATTTCATGAATACTAAAGCCGGAAGATATTTTTTTAT carries:
- a CDS encoding diguanylate cyclase codes for the protein MIYKINDHIFRIGNDKLINHLQNNIYLLNFDEEKILFGCGSIKEFDSIKKSISEISEIKDLDYIVLRDTSNCSAINKFEDNGFKGKIITHWRTGESIKLFNLKSEFYFINQNKNNLNLKNGEQLKFLPIPYTPHPENFICVYNDFLFSGNIFSCFNKEFSIYSNKNSIKYIKSYLEYFISSEDLLENIYFKLKDLQIQMILPTYGGIIKENINLYLEILKDLKCGKLNFHKNIDNKNDIFLNTINEIIELYIKSYGLSFLNIFKSTEIKIKDNKIIKTKTSSKKLLNLFLEIIYHNYGVRHLIIAEDIVKERLVEMEIPEIFNSYIYKNEKEIEDLKEEKRKLEDELNKIHKRSLINPLTKLYNGKYFLNYLNTEIAKMEKNNEKGYIIFIDTDNLSKINFDYGNDAGDETLKIISYILRDLKRPQDHIFKLKGALFAYYISDQEISKEKAYEIADEIRNTISLSERFIEHITVSVAVVETDEIKDNRLISDEMVDEIYNLAMIRLKIAKNTGMNMVYSDAMLKKFVDTKGKILIVDTDEMHKKTLKELLENLGYLVFTCSDGETSLKLIKENFPDLVITSIMLPKIDGFRVREEMIKYSSLKEIMYIIIDYEKSYENVKRAYALDISYFFKKPYSTGELLEIIKNKIRS